Proteins co-encoded in one Ictalurus furcatus strain D&B chromosome 9, Billie_1.0, whole genome shotgun sequence genomic window:
- the LOC128612536 gene encoding adenosine receptor A2a-like, which yields MNGTMKICLEVTLNGSNQTVIPQKEEFLHGPYIAAEVMISILSAFGNLLVCIAVGCNKKLRTVTNYFLVSLAAADFFVGTLAIPFAIMTDLGLPLNNLYLCATIVYMLITLTQSSVFSLLAIAIERYVAILLPFHYQRLLKPRNARLVILLTWFLAFLLSSVPLLNFQNRSSQINYCFFACVVDMAFMVYFNFFGCVLIPLLAMFFIYAHIFITVRRQVRRIAALHSALEVQPRQNSAMRREAKKATSIFLLIFLFVLCWMPIHILNCLQQFCPQCIVPLPLILTAIILSHANSAINPLLYTYRMKSFRQAFKGMFLCCRVTPPLSDTTESNGP from the coding sequence ATGAATGGAACTATGAAGATCTGCTTGGAGGTTACTCTGAACGGATCAAATCAAACAGTCATCCCTCAAAAGGAAGAGTTTTTGCACGGACCTTACATAGCAGCTGAAGTAATGATATCCATTCTGTCTGCATTTGGAAATCTACTGGTTTGCATTGCAGTGGGATGCAACAAGAAGCTTCGAACCGTCACCAACTACTTCTTGGTCTCTTTGGCAGCAGCTGATTTCTTTGTAGGCACACTGGCCATTCCCTTTGCTATTATGACAGACCTGGGTCTCCCCCTTAATAATCTATACCTGTGCGCTACTATTGTGTACATGCTTATCACATTAACCCAGAGCTCTGTCTTCAGCTTGCTAGCAATAGCCATTGAGCGCTATGTGGCAATCCTGTTGCCGTTCCACTACCAGAGGCTCTTGAAGCCAAGGAATGCTCGGCTAGTCATACTGCTAACCTGGTTTCTCGCTTTCCTTTTGAGCTCAGTGCCGCTGCTAAACTTTCAGAACCGATCCAGTCAGATTAACTACTGCTTCTTTGCCTGTGTGGTGGACATGGCCTTCATGGTGTACTTCAACTTCTTTGGCTGTGTTCTGATTCCTCTGCTGgcaatgtttttcatttatgctcaCATCTTCATAACCGTGAGGAGGCAGGTGAGGCGCATTGCAGCATTACACAGTGCATTAGAAGTGCAACCTAGGCAAAATTCAGCCATGCGACGTGAAGCAAAGAAGGCCACCTCAATTTTCCTGCTTATCTTCCTTTTTGTGCTGTGCTGGATGCCAATTCACATTCTGAATTGCTTGCAGCAGTTCTGTCCACAGTGCATAGTGCCATTGCCTCTTATTTTGACAGCAATCATTCTTTCCCATGCCAATTCGGCCATTAACCCTCTGCTCTATACCTATAGGATGAAATCCTTCCGTCAGGCATTCAAAGGCATGTTTCTTTGTTGTCGAGTTACTCCTCCACTCTCTGATACTACTGAAAGCAACGGGCCTTAA